The genomic segment CGCCCGTGGTGGTGTCCTGATAGAGCGGGAAGAGCCCGTCGATGCGGCGGCTCCCCGCCGTCACCTCGGCGATCGTCTTCTGCCGGGCGGCGGCGCCGCCGCCCGGCGCGGGGGCGGACGCCTGCGCGGCGCCGGGTGCTCCGGCGGGGGCGGCCGCCGCCGGGGGGCCGCCGCGGGTCGCGGGAGCGGGGGAGGCCGGCGGCGTGCGGGTGCACGCGGACGCGAGCAGGGCCGGCGCGGCGACGGCCGCGAGCCAGCGGTGTAGCCTGGACATGATTTCCTCCGGAAACGCGGGAGATGGGTGGGCGGGGCGGAGAAACGGACGGTGCGAAAGATGGGAGCGCTCCGGACAGCCTGGAAGCGAAGTGGGACGAAGCGCGTGACCGGTCCGCGGATGGAGCCTTTTTCGGGACGGGCGCACCGCCGGGCGTGACGAACTCGAGCGAGATCGGGTAATCCGTCCGGGAGATTTTGATCAGAGGACAACCAACAGCCTGGCCTCACGCAGAGAAAGCAGAGGTAGCAGAGGAAACCCGAGCAAGTGATGAGTTCTCTGATACCTGTGCAGACTCTGCGTGAGGCCCGCCATTTTCCGGAATCACCGGGCTACTCGCCCCGGAGCGCCGCCGCCGGGTCCACCTCCGCCGCGCGGCGGGCCGGGAGGTACGCGCCCAGCGCGGCCACGCCGAGGAGGAGCAGGGCGATCTGCCCGAGCACGGCGGGGTCGGTGGGGGAGACGTGGTAGAGGAGCCCCGCCAGGAAGCGGGTGAGCAGGAGCGAGCCGACCAGTCCCAGCGCCACGCCCGAGACGCCGAGGAAGAGCCCCTGCCGCACCACGCCCAGCACGATGTCGCGCGAGCGCGCTCCCAGCGCCATGCGGATGCCGAACTCGCGGGTGCGCTGGCTGGTGGCGAAGGCGACCAGCCCGTAGATCCCCACCGCCGAGAGCACCAGCGCCGCCGCCGAGAACGCGCCCAGCAGCAGCAGCTGGAAGCGCCGCTCGGCCAGCGTTTCGGCCACCATCGCGCGCACGGTGCCGGCGTGGTAGATCGGCTGCAGGGGGTCCACCTCCCAGATGCGCCCGCGCAGCGCGGGGAGGAGCGAGGCCGCGTCGCCCCTCGTGCGCACCACGAAGGTCAGGCTCCCCAGCCCCGACTGGGCGAAGGGGACGAACAGCTCCGGCCGGGGGTCGCTGTCCAGCGCCGTGGGCCGCACGTCGGCCACCACGCCCACGACCAGGCGCTCCAGGGGCGGGCCCATCACCCCCACCGTCACCCGCTGCCCCACGGGATCCTCGCCGGGAAAGAAGCGCCGCGCCAGCGTCTCGTTCACCAGCGCCACCGGCGCGCTCCCCTCGCGGTCCGCGGCGGCGAAGGGGCGCCCCCGCACCAGCGGGATCCCCATCACCCCGAAGTACTCCGGCGAGGCGACCGTGGTGAAGACCCGCGCCTCCCCGTCCGGCGAGGCGGGGCGGCCGCGCACCCGCAGGTCGCCCTCGGCGGCGATCTGGTGCGGGTGGAAGGGGAGCGCCGAGACGATGCCGACGCCGTCTACGCCGGGAGCCGCCTCCAGCCGCGCCGCCATCTCCAGCGCGCGGCGGACGCGCTGCTCGGGGGTGGGGTTGCGGTCCCAGAGGAAGACCTGCACCGCCGCGCGGCGCTCCACCGCGAAGCCGGGGCGGTTCTCCAGCAGCCGCGCGAAGCTCCGCGCCAGGAGCCCCGCGCCCACCAGCAGCACCATCGCCAGCGCCACCTCGGCCACCACCAGCGCGTCGCGCGCCCGGCCCTGCCCGCGCCCGGGCGTCGTCGTGCGCCCGGAGGCGCCCAGGAGCGGCCGGGGGGCGGCGCGGGAGAGGCGCAGCGCCGGCCCTACGCCGAACAGGAGCGCCGTGGCCAGGGTGATCCCGAGCGAGAGCGCCGCCACCCGCGCGTCCAGCGCCACCGCGTCCAGCCGCGGCAGCTCCGCCGGGCCCAGCGCCGCCAGCAGCCGCAGGGCAAAGTGGGCCACCGCCAGCCCCGCCGCCCCGCCCAGCACCGCCAGCAGGAGCGCCTCGGCCAGGAGCTGCCGCAGGAGGCGGGAGCGCCCCGCCCCCAGCGCCGCCCGCACCCCCAGCTCGTGCCGCCGCTCGGCGCCGCGGGCCAGGAGCAGCCCGGCCACGTTGGCGCAGGCGATCAGCAGCAGGCACCCCACCGCGCCCAAGAGCAGCAGCAGCGCCGGCCGGGCCGCGCCGAAGATCGCCTCCTCGAGCGGGACCACCGCCGCGCCGGTCTTCGCGTTGGTGCGCGGGTAGTCGCGCGCCAGTGCGGCCGCCACCCGGGCCAGGTCCGCCCGCGCCTCCTCCACGCTCACCCCCGGCCGCAGGCGCGCCACCGCCGTCATGTAGCTGGAGCGCCGGTCCTCGGGCTCGTCGTCGCGGAACACCTTGGGCGCCCACAGGTCGCGCCGCTCCGGGTACTCCAGCGACGGGGGGAGCACCCCCAGCACGGTCGCGGGCCTGCCGTCCAGCTCGATCCGGCCGCCCACCAGCGCGGGGTCGGACCCGTAGCGCCGGCTCCAGAGCGCGTGCGAGAGGAGCACCACCGGCTCGGCGCCGGGATGGAAGTCGCGCGGCCGGAAGCCGCTCCCCAGCAGCGGGCGCACGCCCAGCGCGGGGAGGAAGCCTTCCGTCACCCGCCACGCGGGCAGCGTCTCCGGCGGCCCGCCGCCGCCCGTGAGGTCGAACCCCGACGGCTCCGCCAGCCCCAGCGCCGCGAAGCTGCGGCTGCGCCCGGCCCACTCCACGAAGTTCCCCGGCGACACCTCCTGCCGCTGGTCGCCGCGCTCCCGATCCGTCTCCCACAGGGTGACCACGCGCTCCGGGTCGCGGTAGGGGAGCGGCCGCAGCAGCACGTGGTCGGCCACCCCCACGATCGCCGTGGCCGCGCCGATCCCCAGCGCCAGCGTGAGCACGGCCCCCGCGGCGAAGACCGGGCGGCGCCGGAGCAGCCGCGTCCCGTGCGCCGCGTCCTGCCAGGCCTCGCGCAGCCACTCGCGCCGGCCCCGCGTGCGCTCCGCCCGCAGGTCCGTGGCAGCCAGGGCGCGCCGCGCCGCCGCCACGTCGCCGAACTCGGCGCGGGCCCGGGCGCGCGCCGCCGCGGGGTCCACCCCCCGGCGCGCCAGCTCCTCGGCGCGCATCTGCAGGTGGAAGGCGATCTCCTCGTCCACCTCGCGCTCGATCTCGCCGCGGTCGCGCCAGGGGAGGCGGAAGCCGCGGCCGCGCTTCGGGGCAGTCATCTCAGGCCTCCCCCGGCATGGGCTCCAGCACCTGGAAGACGGCCTGCGCGTAGCGCCGCCAGGTGGCCGCCTCGCGCCCGAGCTGCTGGCGGCCCGCCTGCGTGAGCGCGTAGTAGCGGGCCCGGCGGTTGTTCTCCGACGTTCGCCACTCCGCCTCGACCCACCCCTTCCCCTCCATCCGGCGCAGCGCCTGGTAGAGCGCCGCGTCCTGCACCGTGAGCGCCTCGTCGGTGCGCTCGCGCAGCCACTGCGTGACCCCGTAGCCGTGCATCGGCGTCCAGGCCAGCGCGCGCAGGATCAGCAGGTCCAGCGTGCCCTGCAGCAGGTTGAGCGGTTCCGTCGCCATGCGTCTCCCCCTATTCTCTTCACCTTAGCAAGTGTGGGTAAGGTGCGCGGGTGGAGGCCGGGAAGTCAAGAGAGTTCGTATGCGCTCCGGAACGCGGAGCCACGAACCGCAACTGCGACAACGGGTTTGGGCGTGTCCCTCCGCTGCGCTCCGGGCCGGGCT from the Longimicrobium sp. genome contains:
- a CDS encoding ABC transporter permease — protein: MTAPKRGRGFRLPWRDRGEIEREVDEEIAFHLQMRAEELARRGVDPAAARARARAEFGDVAAARRALAATDLRAERTRGRREWLREAWQDAAHGTRLLRRRPVFAAGAVLTLALGIGAATAIVGVADHVLLRPLPYRDPERVVTLWETDRERGDQRQEVSPGNFVEWAGRSRSFAALGLAEPSGFDLTGGGGPPETLPAWRVTEGFLPALGVRPLLGSGFRPRDFHPGAEPVVLLSHALWSRRYGSDPALVGGRIELDGRPATVLGVLPPSLEYPERRDLWAPKVFRDDEPEDRRSSYMTAVARLRPGVSVEEARADLARVAAALARDYPRTNAKTGAAVVPLEEAIFGAARPALLLLLGAVGCLLLIACANVAGLLLARGAERRHELGVRAALGAGRSRLLRQLLAEALLLAVLGGAAGLAVAHFALRLLAALGPAELPRLDAVALDARVAALSLGITLATALLFGVGPALRLSRAAPRPLLGASGRTTTPGRGQGRARDALVVAEVALAMVLLVGAGLLARSFARLLENRPGFAVERRAAVQVFLWDRNPTPEQRVRRALEMAARLEAAPGVDGVGIVSALPFHPHQIAAEGDLRVRGRPASPDGEARVFTTVASPEYFGVMGIPLVRGRPFAAADREGSAPVALVNETLARRFFPGEDPVGQRVTVGVMGPPLERLVVGVVADVRPTALDSDPRPELFVPFAQSGLGSLTFVVRTRGDAASLLPALRGRIWEVDPLQPIYHAGTVRAMVAETLAERRFQLLLLGAFSAAALVLSAVGIYGLVAFATSQRTREFGIRMALGARSRDIVLGVVRQGLFLGVSGVALGLVGSLLLTRFLAGLLYHVSPTDPAVLGQIALLLLGVAALGAYLPARRAAEVDPAAALRGE
- a CDS encoding PadR family transcriptional regulator; this encodes MATEPLNLLQGTLDLLILRALAWTPMHGYGVTQWLRERTDEALTVQDAALYQALRRMEGKGWVEAEWRTSENNRRARYYALTQAGRQQLGREAATWRRYAQAVFQVLEPMPGEA